The following nucleotide sequence is from Leptolyngbya sp. SIO1E4.
AATACCTATCGAGGACAAATCCGCAAGAAGCCTCTGCTGGGTTCTCCTCACCGACCAATTGATTGTCCCGTCATTCGTCAAAGCCTGCGGCTGACTCGCTGGGCCTGCGTGATCTGGCTAACGCTAGGGCTAATGGGGCTGGGTTTCCGTTATGGCCTAAACTGTGGATAATCCTAATGCGACACAATCGACCTAGATAGCGGTATGCAGGCTAATCAAGCACACCCTAGACCCCAAACCCTAGACCCTGTCTTGACCCAGATGTACTGGACTCAACTGAACAAGGCTATACTTCAAGCCATCTGAGGATCTCCTGCCCCCTTTCCAAAAGGGACAGCGATCGCGGGGGATCATCAATCTGTAGCTCTACTATTGAGCATGGGTATAACTTCGCTGCAGCGGTGTTCTCTGCTTTAAAAGTCATGGCTAGCTTTGTTGAAATCTTGTCGTCAGAAGATCTCCGGCGCACGGTTAATCGTCTCGCTTCAGAAATTATCGAACGAGCCAGTGCCTTAGAAAACTTAGTGCTTTTAGGGATTTACACCCGTGGGGTACCCTTAGCCCATTTACTGGCAGAACAAATTGAGCGCTTAGAAAACTACCCAGTGCCACTAGGAGCCTTGGACATCACCTTCTATCGAGACGATCTCGACAGCATTGGCATCCGTACCCCTGCACGCACCGATATCCCCTTCGACTTGTCGGGTAAAACCCTCGTGCTGGTAGATGATGTCATTTATAGCGGGCGCACGATTCGCGCAGCATTAAACGCCGTTAACGACTATGGCCGACCTGAAACCATCCGGCTAGCGGTTCTCATCGATCGTGGCCATCGCCAGCTCCCCATTCATCCTGACTTTGTGGGCAAAATGCTGCCCACCTCCCGCGAAGAAGCGGTCAAAGTCTTTTTGCAAGACACAGACAGCCAAGACGCGGTGCATCTTCTTCGCAGCGGGCTGAATGATTGAGCGTAACGGGTATTTATTTTGCAGGGGCTAGTCAGCTAAGGTCTTCCAAAAGTTTAGATTTGCGATCGGAATTTGATCAGGATAAATCTGATGGCGCTGTAACTGTGACTCGACAATAAAGATACTGGCTAATGCGGTCATCAGAACCGCAAGCAGGATACCCAAACGAGCCAAGGTTAGGGTTTGCGCAGACGGAGTGTAGATAGGAGCGTGAGATGACATGACAATCCCTCCAATCAAAATATCAAACCGCTGCAGAGAAGCCTTGGTTTATAAACGATTCAATCCATGCCCCGAACGTGCTGTTCACACTCCGGGAAGTTTGCCCGGTTCAGCTCTGTCAGCAGGGAGAACTTACCTAAAACTCTACGGGAAGTTTCTATCAGGAACGCATCGTTGCAACAGCCAGGAACAATATTTCACAAAGTGAAACCTAGGTGGCCCTAACCAATCAGCAAGTCTTCTTCTGGGTAGCGCACCATACTAGGGCTATGGTCACCGACTAGCGCTGCCATAAATAACAGCACGCCAACCCGCCCAACGTACATCGTGCCGATAATCATCAGCTGCGAGGGAATCGATAAATCAGCCGTAATTCCGGTTGATAAACCCACCGTGGCAAAGGCAGAAACCGCTTCGAAAAATAGGCGCAGAAAGCTAAACTCGGGGTTAAATAACGCCAGCGAAATCGTCACGCCAATGACAGTGGCACCCGAGCCAACAACGACGCTAATCGCTTTTAGAATGCGCGCCGAAGGGATTTCTCGTCGATAGGCCAGCACTTCTTCATATCCCCTCAGCACTGTGCGGGTACAGGTGATGAGAATACGGATGGTGGTTGTTTTAATCCCCCCACCGGTGCTGCCGGGGCTTGCCCCAATAAACATCAACGCCACCATGAGAAAGAGTGAGGCGTCGTGCATGCTGTTGATATCAATGGAGTTAAAGCCTGCTGTTCGGGCAATTACAGACTGAAACCAGGCGGCGGTGAGTTTATCGTCCAGGGTCAAGTAGCCTAACGTGGCTGGATTTTGGTATTCCAGATAGAAGAGGGCAATCGTCCCAATCAACAGTAAGGCAATGGTGGTCGTGGTGACGATTTTGAAATGTAGGGAAAAGCACCCGCGCTCCTGACGTCCTCTCAGGCGATCGCGCACCCACATAAAACTCTCCATAATCACCTGATAGCCAATGCCCCCGAAGATTACGAGTCCGGTAATCACCAGATTGACCCCGGTAGAGCGGGCATATTGCACCATACTGTCTGGAAAAAGGCTGAACCCGGCATTATTGAACGCACTAATGCTGTGAAAAATTGAGAGCCACAATCCAAAACCAGTGCCATAGTCCTGCTGCAGCACGGGCATGAGCAAAAATGCCCCTGTGATCTCAAAAATCAGCGTCATGCTGATGACCGAAATAATCAGCGCCTTCGTCCCAGAGAGTTCTTGAATATCCATAGACTGCTGAATCGCCAGCCGGTCTTTAAGCCCCAAACGCCGCTTCAAAATCAGCAGCAGTAAGGTTGTGGCCGTCATGTACCCCAACCCACCCACCTGAATCAGCAGCAAGATGATGAATTGCCCAACGGGTGAAAAGTAGCTGCCCGTGTCCACCACAATCAGCCCAGTGACGCAAACCGCAGAGGTTGCTGTAAAGAGCGCCACGATAGGGTCATTCCATTGACCCGAAGTCGTTGCAAAGGGCAACAGCAGCAGGATTGTCCCCACTACAATCAACATTAAAAAACCGGCACAGATCGTGCGCGGCACCGTCATTTCGAAAAGACCCATAGACGCTCACATCAAGGAATACGATCAGGCAGACACTCGCAAACTAACGTGTCTGGTGCTGCCCAGCATAAATATTGCTCCTTATCTTTCCATGAGTTGCTCCCGACGACTACACTGCCGAAGGAGTCGGGAAACAGTGCCATGAGTTCAGAGCTATATCAGAAAATCCAGACATTCTACGATCAGTCCTCCGGGCTTTGGGAATCTGTCTGGGGTGAACATATGCACCATGGGTTTTATGGACCAACTGGAACCCATCAGAAAGTTCAGTACCAGGCTCAAATTGACCTTATCGAAGCTCTATTAAGCTGGGCCGAGGTTGATCAGGCGCAGTCTATTTTAGATGCAGGCTGTGGGATTGGGGGCAGCGCCCTATACCTGTGCGATCGCTTTGCAGCTTCAGTGCAGGGCATTACCCTCAGCCCTCAGCAGGCTGCCCGAGCCACTGAACGGGCCACCACCGCAGGGCTGGCCGAAAAAGTTAGCTTTCAAGTGGCAGATGTTCTGCATACTCCCTTCGCCGATCAGCAATTTGACCTGATCTGGTCCCTAGAGAGCGGTGAGCACTACCCTGACAAAGCCCAATTTTTTCAGGAAAGCTATCGTCTGTTGCCTCCGGGAGGGCAGCTACTGATGGCAACTTGGTGCCACCGCCCCCTAGACTCCCTGGCTGGCGAGCTTACCCCATCAGAAACATGGCATCTAGAAGCGCTCTATCAGGCTTACCACCTGCCCTATGTGCTGTCACTACCGGCCTATGCTGATCTAGCCCAGCAGTCGGGGTTTACCCATGTTCGAACGGCAGACTGGTCAGATGCCGTGGCCCCCTTTTGGGATGCGGTGATCGTCTCGGCGGTGCAAGGGCGGGCAATCGCCGGTGTCTTACAAGCGGGCTGGCCTACTGTTCAGGGGGCCTTGGCCCTAGGGCTCATGCGCTGGGGCTTTCAGCGGGGGCTGGTGCGCTATGGCATTTTAGTGGCAACCAAATAAAATCCCCTGGGCGATCGCCCAGGGGATAGCAGTAAAGGGGGTGACCCAAAGTCCCATCGGTCCCCCCTTTTAGAAAGCGCTAACCCACTTAACTCGTTTGGAGAGATGCCTGAGTGCAGCCCTATCCAGAAGGCTGCAATTTGACGTCTCTACCCAACGAATTCAGGATCGGCGAGACTGAAGTCGAGAGTAAAGCCACGCTCTACTGAGGAGTTGTGCCGCAATCAAACAGGCGCTCAATGGCCGCTGCCGTATAGTTTCGCAGGGCCTCAGAGTTAGGCTGGAAAGCATTCCCCTGTTCGTTGTATGCGGTGGCAACGCCGCAGTAGCCGGACATGGTGGTAATGACCGTTTGGGCCCAGTGCCCGCTGGTGTCAGAGAACGCAAAGGTCTCTTGCGTCGGTTCTAGATCAGCTGACAGCCCGACCTCGGTGCGGAAGGCGATCGCCGTTTTGCGGAGCATCGCCATTAACTCTGCCCGCGTAATGGTAGCCGTCGGGCGATAGCTACCGTCAGGATCACCCGTGATAATCTCATAATCCTTGAGCAAGGTAATCTTCTGAGCACTCCAGCGATCGGCAGGGACATCTGGGAAAGGGGCACCCGTAACGGCAACATTAGGCAGTTCCTCCCCAGCTGGGAGAAAGGCCTGCAGCGCTTCTACAACCATAGAGGCGGCTTCTTCGCGGGTAACCGGCTGAGTTGGCTTAAAGGTGCCATCCTGGAAGCCAGCTACAAAGCCAATTTCCACGGCTCGGGCAATCTCCGCTGCGTAGATATCACCCCGCACATCTGGAAATGGCACAGGGTCTTCCGTGGGGGTAGTTGGCCCCGGGGTAGTCGGGGGCGTAATGGCCACATCCCCTTCTTCGGCTAGTTCAGCCAGGGTTGCGTCATTGGTGTAGTAGAAGTGACCCAAGGCGCGGCCTTCAAATACCCGCTGGGTAATACGCCATCCCGGCTGCAGCTTGATCTCAGTAAAGCCATTGCTACTGATCCCACCGGTGCGACCAATCAACAGAGAAGGGCTCCCCGAAGAAACCCCTAACAAAACCAGTTCCCCTTCGCTTTCTTTAATCTGTAAGCGATACTGGCCCCCCAGGTCTTCACCATTGACTCGGATAGAGTAGCCATTACTGTCTGAGGATCGTCCGCAAACGTTGCCCTGGGTAAAGTCAAAGGTTGTCCAGAGGGGGTTGACCTCACCCGGATCTGACCCGTTGACCTCGTAGCATGACCGGGCATCACTCCGTTGCTCGATGAGATAAAGGCTGTGGGGAACAAAGACCGAACCCGGTGCAGATACAGACAGGAAGCGGCTTTGGTCGACCTCTCGGCTAGAAAATTGGGCTTGCGCCCAGGCAGTGGCTGTACTGCCAAAGACTCCAATGGTAGCTGCAGCGAATGCCACAAACTTGACTGCTGTCGTCGATTTCATAGTTCACCCGTTATTTTCTCTCACATTGCAGAGACTATGTTCTCTGGCGTTAGGTGTCTCAACAAAAAAAAATCCCGTAATTCCATACGGTGTCATATCAACGTTAATTAACTGGGGAGGTTAACGGCTGAATTTGTCATGATTTGTTCCGAAATCAGAAGATGTTCGGAGTGGAACACCGGAAAACACGTTAATTATTAGCGGATGCAGTCACTCAGCGTTGATTTTTTCGAAAAATTACAGATAAAAATCTTTGATCAGTGTTTTTGATCAGAGTTCAAACTGCTGAGAACAGAATGGGCATCTCAAACGTCTGTTACACCGGAGCAACAAACGAGTCATCAAGGGTTGCAGCCGTTTCCCTAGATTGGAAGCGGTGGTTGATCTCAGAGGATTGGGTGGAATCTTCGGAAATCTCGTAGAATTTCGGAGAATAATGGCTCGTTGTGTTGCCAGGTGAAGAATGCTTTTGCCAGTATTGATGTAGCAATGCACACAGGTTATGAGGGGTTATGACAACACATTCTGATCGCACGCCCAAACAACGTCTGCTGCCAGCTTTAGGGCTGGCTATCACCGGCTGCCTGATGCTGTCTTCTGCAGCCCATGCCTTTGATGAAGAGGCCGTTACCCGCCTCTTGAATACGGGGGCTTGTCCAGGCTGCGATCTCTCTCATGCAGACCTCAGACGATATGACCTGAGTGGTGTCAATCTATCAGGGGCCAACTTAGACAACGCCAACTTCTATTTGGCCAATTTAAGCGACGCCGACCTGAGCGGCGCCAATTTAACCGATGCTTACCTGTTCAAAGTGACCGCGATCGGCATTAACTTGAACGGGGCCCAGCTCAACCAAGCCACTGTGTACGATTCAGACTTTACGGGGGCTTCCTTCGAAGGGACCTTGTTTGGCCAGGCCTATGTAGAAGACAGCCTGTTCCAAAATGCAGTGTTGGAGTTGGCAGACTTAAGCAACGCGATCCTGGTGGACAGTAACTTCAATGGGGCCGTTCTCTGCGGGGCTGAGCTAGCCTATGGCGACTACCGCACTAACTGCCCAGTCAGCAGTGATTTGTTGGAGTAGCGGCCCTCTCTGCTGGCTCCGCCATTGGAGGAACTCGCTTGGTGTACCACCAGTTTTGCTCCTCAGTAGAGAGCCGTACCGTATAAAGGGTGGTGACAAACGGCTCTCCTCGGTAGCCCTGTCCAACAATCTCAACGGTGTATGACGGAAATTTGCGGGTGGCGATGTCGGGGACAAAGCGCTTCCCAATTCGCCGCCAGCTAGGTTCTTTGCTGCGCCATTGCAGTCGACAACAGGGCCAGGGAAGCTGCTCGCGATCGTATAGACGACAGCAAGGGCCAATCACCCGATAGGTGAGATGTGCGCCTGGACTTTGAAACACATATCCAGAGGGCCACGGGTGCACGGCGTTCTCGGGCAAAGGCGGTATCATCGAAGGAGAAATTGTGTCCATTCGTAAACGTCCTCTACGAGATTTACTATGCCAGAGTCGATTACTAGTGCAGTGAGCGATCGCATCTGCAAACACATGAATGATGACCACGCTGATGCGGTGTTGACCTACGCTCAGATTTTCGGCAACACCAAGGCAGCGACGGCTGCCACCATGAACTCCATTGACCCTAACGGGATGAACTTGACTGCTCAAGTGGATGGCACTACGGTACCGGTTCGGGTGGCCTTTGATCATCCCCTTGAAAGTGCAAAAGAAGCCCACCATGTGCTGGTGGAAATGCTGAAGCAGGCCCATAGCAAGGGTCAGTAAACCAGGAGGTAACCTACGGAATGCCTATTACCATTCGGTTTATTCCTGATGATGTCACTGTTACAGCCGAAGTTGGGGAACCGCTATTACAAGTTGCTGAGCGAGCCGGTGTAACCATTCCGACAGGATGTCTGATGGGATCGTGTCATGCCTGTGAGGTTGAGATTGACGGTCTAGAGGAACCGATTTGTTCTTGTATTAATGCAGTCCCCCCTGGAAAGCCAGAGCTAACGATTAATCTCTACGTAGATCCCACCTGGTAGTGTTGCGTCTATGTCATGGCTTCGGGCTGTTGTTTGTCCCTGTTATGAGATAGCAACCGTGGGAACGCTAAATGCAGGAAGCCCCATTTTTCTAACGATGGGGCATTAACTGTACCAAATTGGGTTCGGTTCTACCTACCCAAGGAGCGGTACTTCCCTTGTTAGAGTGTTGTCAATTGATACGAATAACTCAGTTGCGCTCTACGCATCTCAACATAGACAATCTGTCGCTAGCCGAGCGAGGTCATGAACGTGAACAACCTATCAAGCAACACGCCAGATTTTTTTGACGATCAGCGGGATCAGGTTAATGACCTGCTTCAGTATGTGAAATCAATGAGTCCTGACACCATTGCCCAGCTGTCCCGTCCTGTTTCTCCAGAAGTGATGCAGGTTATGGAGCATAACATTATCGGGCTGTTAGGTGGGCTCCCATCCCAACACTTCGATATCACCGTTACCACTAACCGCGAACATTTAGGGCGACTGCTGGCTTCGGCGATGATGAGCGGGTATTTTCTCCGGGGGGCAGAACAACGCCTCTCTTTCGAAGAGTCTTTTATGGCTACTGACTTAGCAGCCGAATCAGAGTAGGCTAATATCTGTGCTTGGCATACACAGATGAGTCTGCGTGGCTAGAAACAAGAATTCAATGTGCGATCGCTCGGCAGAGGAATTACCCCCTCTGCCGAGCTTTGTTATAACCGAGTTGCAGCAGGGGCTATTGGCCTGGTATCAGCAGCAGGGGCGGGATTTGCCCTGGCGGCACACCCGCGATCCTTATGCCATTTGGGTTTCAGAAATTATGCTGCAACAAACCCAGGTCAAAACGGTGATTCCTTATTATCAACGCTGGCTACAGCAGTTCCCCACCGTGGTGGATTTGGCCACTGCCGACCAGCAAACGGTGCTCAAAGCTTGGGAAGGCTTGGGGTATTATGCCCGTGCCCGCAATCTGCATCGGGCCGCTCAAGTGATTGCAGAGCAGTACGAGGGAAAATTTCCCCAGACTTTTGAGGCCGTGGTTGCCCTGCCCGGCATTGGACGCACCACAGCGGGAGGCATTTTGAGTGCGGCTTTTAACCAGCCGGTGCCTATTTTAGATGGCAATGTCAAACGCATTCTGGCCCGTCTTATCGCCTTGAGACAGCTCCCCAACAAAGCCTTGGGGCAACTGTGGCGGCTCTCAGAAGCTTTATTACCGCAAGAGAATCCCCGTGACTTTAACCAAGCCCTGATGGATTTGGGTGCCACCCTTTGCACCCGGCATCGACCAGCCTGCCTACTCTGCCCCTGGCAACAGACCTGTCAGGCTTACAATCAAAACGTGCAGTTGGAGATTCCTATGACAGAAACGCGTGCCCCGCTTCCCCACAAACACATTGGTGTCGGTGTGGTGTGGAATGATCAAGGACAGATTTTAATCGATCGTCGTCTTCAAGAGGGATTGCTAGGGGGCTTATGGGAGTTTCCGGGGGGCAAAATTGAGCCTGGAGAAACCATTGCAGACTGCATTCGCCGAGAGTTACAGGAAGAACTGGCGATCGAAGTAGAAGTCGGCGATCATCTCATCACCATTAGCCATACCTATACCCACTTCAAAGTTACGCTCAACGTATTTCAATGCCGCCATCTGAGTGGGGAGCCTCAGCCCATTGAGTGTGATGAGGTTCGCTGGGTCGAAGTCTTGGAGCTGGAGCAGTTTCCCTTTCCTAAAGCCAACACGCAAATCATTGATGCGTTAAAAGCGTTGCAGTAAAACATCTAGGGGCGCGTTGCTATAGAGCATCCGTCCTGGGCAAGGGCTGTGCTTGTGTCTGTAGATGAGCTTCCAGCAAGTCTAGATTGCGGATATTTGACTTGTAAAACACATCAAAAACGTCTCCTAGTAAGGGGACGGTGCCTACGATCGCTTCTAGCACAATATTGAGAACCATTTGCCCAAGCACCCGTTTGGGCAAGCGAAATCGAGTGGCCAAAAAGATAATGTAGACAGAAATCACCGCTGTCACTAAATCACCCCCCCCTGGGATAAGACCAATGATGGGATCCAAACCCACTTTGAGCTTGAGGCCAGGGATTTTAAAGGCCGTGTCCATCAGACGACTAAGGCGGCGAATGCGGTTGAGAGTCTTTAAACGAGAGGAATCGTGAGCGGGATGATTCATACGGAGCACGGGTGATTATAGCAACCTGGGGATGAGACAGCCCTGTATCTTAACCAAGATATTTTTTGCGGTTCTTTCTATAAGACTGAGCTTTGCACCATTTTGATATCTGACGAAAGGCATAACTTTTGAGCAGAACACAGGAACTGAGGCGAATAATTGACCCGTCCCAAAAGGGCGTGGATTAATTCCGACTACTGGTGTGGTGGATAGCTGTGGTGGATGGCTATAGATTTCTGCCGTCAGATAGAGTCGCGCTCAGGCCATCAACCCGTAGGCTTGCACAATACCAAGATCTTCAAAATCTTACCGTGCGATCGCCTGGGCTTAACCATTCTGATGGGCCTTTATCAAGCATTGGCGATTGGCGGCAATTCAGCATGGCTCGATTCAGTAGGGAGAAGCAATCACGATGAGTCCTAAACAGGTTTGGCGGTTAATTAAAGAAGCTTTTCAAGCGTGGAGCCAAGATAACGCATCGCGGTTAGCCGCAGCGCTCGCCTATTACACAATTTTTTCGATCGCGCCGCTGTTGATTTTGGTCATTGCGATCGCTGGTTTATTTTTCGACAGCGCTGCCGTCCGTGATCAGCTGATGGAACAGGTGCAGTCCCTAGTTGGAGGCAGCGGGGCTGACTTTGTACAAACCGTGCTAGATAATGCCAATCGTCCAGGCGAAAATTCAGGTTGGTTAGCGTCAGCTATTAGCATCGGGCTGTTACTGGTGGGGGCAACGGGTGTGCTGACTCAGTTACAGACCTCCTTAAACGCTGTTTGGAATGTCGAAACGCGCTCTGATCTGGGTCTTATTGGCCTTGTGCGTAAGCGCTTGTTGTCTCTGGGCATGATTTTAGGCATTGGATTTTTGTTGTTGGTTTCGCTGGTGATCAGTTCGGTAATTGTGGGGTTTTCTAACTATTTTCATGGTTTGATGCCAGGGCTAGATTCTTTGGCACAGCTGTTGAATTTTGTCGTGTTCTTTGGCATTACCACCCTACTGTTCGCCATGATTTTCAAATTCATGCCTGATGTACGCATCACCTGGGGCGATGTCTGGTTTGGCGCTGCCACCACGGCGATTCTGTTTTCCTTGGGCAAATTTGTGATTGGCCTGTATTTGGGCAACAGCGGCTTTGGGTCTACCTATGGCGCAGCTGGATCTGTCATTGTTTTGTTGCTGTGGGTGTTTTACTCGGCTCAGATTCTATTCTTCGGCGCAGAATTGACCCAAGTCTATGCCCGTCGCTATGGCTCCCAAATCGTCCTCAACCGGTTTGCGATTAGGCGTGAATCCAGTTCCTAATATTTCTGAACTTTCTGAGGCATGATTAAAGCACGTCCTAGCCCTGATCTTAATCGAAAGGTACTGAACCCAACTGAACAAAGTGATATTTTGATAAGCGATCGCCCAGACAGTTCGGCTCTAATTCTATAAAAAAAGTCCCCTACTGCTGCTGGCCCTTATTGATGCCTGCCATGGATGTAAGCATCCATCCCAATAGCCTCCTAAATCCTTCAGATTTAGGAGGCTTTTACGAATAGATTCGACAATTGATTAGACAGCCAGAATCCCTAAAAAAATAGGCAGCGATCGCTGCCCAAAATCTTAAGAGTTGACTCAAAGCTTTTGCAAACCTAGTCAAGCCTCTTGTCGATTTCGTCTTTAAGATTTTCCTTTGCTTGCATGGCTCGAGCTTTTGCTTGCTTTGCTTTCCCTTCAATCTGATCTTTTGGATCTCCCGTGATTTCACCCATCGCTTCTTGGGCTTTGCCTTCTAAATTTTTAAGGGTTGCGTCTACTCTATCTTTGATAGACATGATGCTGAATACCTCTTTTAAGTCGTTAATTACAGCGTATTTCTTTGGCATCAGGATTCCATCCA
It contains:
- a CDS encoding DUF4112 domain-containing protein, which gives rise to MNHPAHDSSRLKTLNRIRRLSRLMDTAFKIPGLKLKVGLDPIIGLIPGGGDLVTAVISVYIIFLATRFRLPKRVLGQMVLNIVLEAIVGTVPLLGDVFDVFYKSNIRNLDLLEAHLQTQAQPLPRTDAL
- a CDS encoding ATPase; the encoded protein is MTVPRTICAGFLMLIVVGTILLLLPFATTSGQWNDPIVALFTATSAVCVTGLIVVDTGSYFSPVGQFIILLLIQVGGLGYMTATTLLLLILKRRLGLKDRLAIQQSMDIQELSGTKALIISVISMTLIFEITGAFLLMPVLQQDYGTGFGLWLSIFHSISAFNNAGFSLFPDSMVQYARSTGVNLVITGLVIFGGIGYQVIMESFMWVRDRLRGRQERGCFSLHFKIVTTTTIALLLIGTIALFYLEYQNPATLGYLTLDDKLTAAWFQSVIARTAGFNSIDINSMHDASLFLMVALMFIGASPGSTGGGIKTTTIRILITCTRTVLRGYEEVLAYRREIPSARILKAISVVVGSGATVIGVTISLALFNPEFSFLRLFFEAVSAFATVGLSTGITADLSIPSQLMIIGTMYVGRVGVLLFMAALVGDHSPSMVRYPEEDLLIG
- a CDS encoding DUF3747 domain-containing protein, with protein sequence MKSTTAVKFVAFAAATIGVFGSTATAWAQAQFSSREVDQSRFLSVSAPGSVFVPHSLYLIEQRSDARSCYEVNGSDPGEVNPLWTTFDFTQGNVCGRSSDSNGYSIRVNGEDLGGQYRLQIKESEGELVLLGVSSGSPSLLIGRTGGISSNGFTEIKLQPGWRITQRVFEGRALGHFYYTNDATLAELAEEGDVAITPPTTPGPTTPTEDPVPFPDVRGDIYAAEIARAVEIGFVAGFQDGTFKPTQPVTREEAASMVVEALQAFLPAGEELPNVAVTGAPFPDVPADRWSAQKITLLKDYEIITGDPDGSYRPTATITRAELMAMLRKTAIAFRTEVGLSADLEPTQETFAFSDTSGHWAQTVITTMSGYCGVATAYNEQGNAFQPNSEALRNYTAAAIERLFDCGTTPQ
- the pyrR gene encoding bifunctional pyr operon transcriptional regulator/uracil phosphoribosyltransferase PyrR, producing the protein MASFVEILSSEDLRRTVNRLASEIIERASALENLVLLGIYTRGVPLAHLLAEQIERLENYPVPLGALDITFYRDDLDSIGIRTPARTDIPFDLSGKTLVLVDDVIYSGRTIRAALNAVNDYGRPETIRLAVLIDRGHRQLPIHPDFVGKMLPTSREEAVKVFLQDTDSQDAVHLLRSGLND
- a CDS encoding YihY/virulence factor BrkB family protein, producing MSPKQVWRLIKEAFQAWSQDNASRLAAALAYYTIFSIAPLLILVIAIAGLFFDSAAVRDQLMEQVQSLVGGSGADFVQTVLDNANRPGENSGWLASAISIGLLLVGATGVLTQLQTSLNAVWNVETRSDLGLIGLVRKRLLSLGMILGIGFLLLVSLVISSVIVGFSNYFHGLMPGLDSLAQLLNFVVFFGITTLLFAMIFKFMPDVRITWGDVWFGAATTAILFSLGKFVIGLYLGNSGFGSTYGAAGSVIVLLLWVFYSAQILFFGAELTQVYARRYGSQIVLNRFAIRRESSS
- a CDS encoding (2Fe-2S)-binding protein gives rise to the protein MPITIRFIPDDVTVTAEVGEPLLQVAERAGVTIPTGCLMGSCHACEVEIDGLEEPICSCINAVPPGKPELTINLYVDPTW
- the mutY gene encoding A/G-specific adenine glycosylase; its protein translation is MCDRSAEELPPLPSFVITELQQGLLAWYQQQGRDLPWRHTRDPYAIWVSEIMLQQTQVKTVIPYYQRWLQQFPTVVDLATADQQTVLKAWEGLGYYARARNLHRAAQVIAEQYEGKFPQTFEAVVALPGIGRTTAGGILSAAFNQPVPILDGNVKRILARLIALRQLPNKALGQLWRLSEALLPQENPRDFNQALMDLGATLCTRHRPACLLCPWQQTCQAYNQNVQLEIPMTETRAPLPHKHIGVGVVWNDQGQILIDRRLQEGLLGGLWEFPGGKIEPGETIADCIRRELQEELAIEVEVGDHLITISHTYTHFKVTLNVFQCRHLSGEPQPIECDEVRWVEVLELEQFPFPKANTQIIDALKALQ
- a CDS encoding methyltransferase domain-containing protein produces the protein MSSELYQKIQTFYDQSSGLWESVWGEHMHHGFYGPTGTHQKVQYQAQIDLIEALLSWAEVDQAQSILDAGCGIGGSALYLCDRFAASVQGITLSPQQAARATERATTAGLAEKVSFQVADVLHTPFADQQFDLIWSLESGEHYPDKAQFFQESYRLLPPGGQLLMATWCHRPLDSLAGELTPSETWHLEALYQAYHLPYVLSLPAYADLAQQSGFTHVRTADWSDAVAPFWDAVIVSAVQGRAIAGVLQAGWPTVQGALALGLMRWGFQRGLVRYGILVATK
- a CDS encoding DUF760 domain-containing protein, encoding MNNLSSNTPDFFDDQRDQVNDLLQYVKSMSPDTIAQLSRPVSPEVMQVMEHNIIGLLGGLPSQHFDITVTTNREHLGRLLASAMMSGYFLRGAEQRLSFEESFMATDLAAESE
- a CDS encoding DUF2470 domain-containing protein, whose protein sequence is MPESITSAVSDRICKHMNDDHADAVLTYAQIFGNTKAATAATMNSIDPNGMNLTAQVDGTTVPVRVAFDHPLESAKEAHHVLVEMLKQAHSKGQ
- a CDS encoding pentapeptide repeat-containing protein; translation: MTTHSDRTPKQRLLPALGLAITGCLMLSSAAHAFDEEAVTRLLNTGACPGCDLSHADLRRYDLSGVNLSGANLDNANFYLANLSDADLSGANLTDAYLFKVTAIGINLNGAQLNQATVYDSDFTGASFEGTLFGQAYVEDSLFQNAVLELADLSNAILVDSNFNGAVLCGAELAYGDYRTNCPVSSDLLE
- a CDS encoding CsbD family protein, with translation MSIKDRVDATLKNLEGKAQEAMGEITGDPKDQIEGKAKQAKARAMQAKENLKDEIDKRLD